Proteins found in one Campylobacter canadensis genomic segment:
- a CDS encoding hybrid sensor histidine kinase/response regulator yields the protein MEDMQEILEDFLVEAFELIEQIDHDLVELESNPEDLELLNRIFRVAHTVKGSSSFLNFDVLTKLTHHMEDVLNKARHGELVISPDIMDVVLESIDMMKDLLHSIKDNGNDTAINMDIEPICARLTAISEGKEVASVEVEDKKDIEQKIEELVAQDSDANDSNEEVDVNSLSADEVEAEIERLLKQRKAEDKARREQKKNEAPAAQKESTPASTPASTPAPKAASASSVSAKKESNSKTQAPAAQDKGASNMDQTIRVEVKRLDNLMNLIGELVLGKNRLLKIYDDVEERYEGEKFIEELNQVVNQLSVVTTDIQLAVMKTRMQPIAKVFNKFPRVVRDLSRELGKQMELELEGEETELDKSIVEEIGDPIMHMIRNSCDHGVEDTQTRIAAGKPEKGTVQLKAYNEGNHIVIEIADDGKGLDPDALKSKAIEKGVITEREADNMSDKEAYTLIFKPGFSTAAKVTNVSGRGVGMDVVKTNIDKLNGLIEVDSELGKGTVIKLKIPLTLAIIQSLLVKTQEEFYAIPLASVLETVRVAIDDIYTIEGKNVLRLRDEVLSLVRLSDLFGVKQVLENSDQAYVVVVGAGASKLGVIVDTLIGQEEVVIKSMGYYLQNITGIAGSTIRGDGKVTLIVDVGAMMDMAKDVKVDIKASENSQEKRKKEKPSDYNVLVVDDSQIDRNIMKKSLEPLGIHTIEASNGVEALGIVKSGEHAIDAMLIDIEMPRMDGYTLAGEIRKYAKYRNLPLIAVTSRTSKSDRLRGVEVGMTEYITKPYSAEYLESVVRKNLKLG from the coding sequence ATGGAAGATATGCAAGAGATATTAGAAGACTTTTTAGTAGAAGCCTTTGAATTAATTGAACAAATAGACCACGATTTGGTTGAACTTGAAAGTAATCCAGAAGATTTAGAGTTGCTAAACCGCATTTTCCGTGTTGCTCATACCGTAAAGGGTTCATCAAGCTTTTTGAATTTTGATGTTTTAACAAAATTGACACATCATATGGAAGATGTATTAAATAAGGCAAGACACGGCGAATTAGTAATTAGCCCTGATATTATGGATGTAGTTTTAGAATCTATTGATATGATGAAAGATTTATTACATAGCATAAAAGATAATGGCAATGATACAGCTATAAATATGGATATTGAGCCTATTTGTGCAAGACTTACTGCTATTAGCGAAGGTAAAGAAGTTGCTAGTGTTGAAGTTGAAGATAAAAAAGATATTGAGCAAAAAATTGAAGAATTAGTAGCTCAAGATAGCGACGCAAATGATAGTAATGAAGAAGTTGATGTGAATTCTTTAAGTGCTGATGAGGTTGAAGCTGAGATTGAAAGATTATTAAAGCAAAGAAAAGCAGAAGACAAAGCAAGAAGAGAGCAAAAAAAGAACGAAGCTCCAGCAGCACAAAAAGAAAGCACTCCAGCAAGTACCCCAGCAAGCACTCCAGCGCCAAAGGCGGCTAGTGCAAGTTCTGTAAGTGCTAAAAAAGAAAGCAATTCTAAAACTCAAGCTCCAGCAGCACAAGATAAAGGCGCTTCAAATATGGACCAAACAATTCGTGTTGAAGTAAAAAGACTTGATAATTTAATGAATTTAATTGGAGAGCTAGTTTTAGGTAAAAATAGACTTTTAAAGATTTATGATGATGTGGAAGAAAGATATGAAGGTGAAAAATTCATAGAAGAATTAAACCAAGTAGTAAATCAATTAAGTGTAGTTACAACTGATATTCAATTAGCTGTAATGAAGACAAGAATGCAACCTATTGCTAAAGTATTTAACAAATTCCCAAGAGTTGTTAGAGATTTAAGCCGTGAATTAGGCAAGCAAATGGAGCTTGAATTAGAAGGTGAAGAAACAGAATTAGATAAATCAATTGTAGAAGAAATAGGCGACCCTATTATGCATATGATTAGAAATTCTTGCGACCACGGTGTTGAAGATACTCAAACTCGTATTGCCGCAGGTAAGCCAGAAAAAGGAACAGTGCAGTTAAAAGCATACAATGAAGGTAATCATATTGTTATTGAAATTGCTGATGATGGTAAAGGGCTTGACCCTGATGCTTTAAAATCTAAAGCAATTGAAAAAGGTGTAATTACTGAAAGAGAAGCAGATAATATGAGCGATAAAGAAGCTTATACGCTTATTTTTAAACCAGGTTTTTCAACTGCTGCAAAGGTTACAAATGTTAGCGGTCGTGGTGTTGGAATGGATGTTGTTAAAACAAATATTGATAAGCTAAACGGGCTTATTGAAGTTGATAGTGAGCTTGGAAAAGGAACTGTAATTAAGTTAAAAATTCCATTAACTCTAGCAATTATTCAATCACTACTTGTAAAAACTCAAGAAGAATTTTATGCAATCCCACTTGCTAGTGTTCTTGAAACGGTTAGAGTTGCTATTGATGATATTTACACAATTGAAGGTAAAAATGTATTAAGACTTAGAGATGAGGTATTGTCTTTAGTAAGACTTAGCGACTTATTTGGGGTTAAACAAGTATTGGAAAATAGCGACCAAGCTTATGTAGTTGTTGTTGGTGCAGGAGCTAGTAAATTAGGTGTAATTGTTGATACTTTAATAGGTCAAGAAGAAGTAGTTATTAAGTCAATGGGTTATTACTTACAAAATATCACAGGTATTGCGGGTTCTACAATTCGTGGCGATGGTAAGGTTACTTTAATTGTTGATGTTGGCGCTATGATGGATATGGCAAAAGATGTTAAAGTAGATATTAAAGCTAGTGAAAATTCTCAAGAAAAACGCAAGAAAGAAAAGCCAAGCGATTATAATGTGCTTGTGGTTGATGACTCACAAATTGATAGAAATATTATGAAAAAGTCTCTTGAGCCGCTAGGAATTCATACTATTGAAGCTAGTAATGGTGTAGAAGCTTTAGGCATTGTAAAAAGTGGAGAGCATGCAATTGATGCAATGCTAATTGATATTGAAATGCCAAGAATGGATGGATATACCTTAGCAGGAGAAATTAGAAAGTACGCTAAATATAGAAATCTACCACTAATTGCTGTTACAAGTAGAACAAGCAAGAGCGATAGATTAAGAGGTGTTGAAGTTGGAATGACTGAGTATATTACTAAGCCTTATTCTGCTGAATACTTAGAAAGTGTAGTAAGAAAGAATTTAAAATTAGGATAA
- a CDS encoding chemotaxis protein: MAEDKILKADSNEMELVDFRIYKQGMNKVYEGIYGVNVAKVKEIIKIPALTELPGVPEYIEGVFDLRGVVIPVINLAKWMNIIEPKDMVLKPRIIIAEFSNIMIGFIVHEAKRIRRINASAIRGSDFSTNTGGFDKSQITGIAKIENDEVLLILDLERIVEELGIYSPKIDIEEKEIKKMTGTAVVVDDSSTARKLVHDALAKMGFKVIEAKDGVDGLNKMNELYALYDKDIASQVKVIISDVEMPQMDGFHFAAKLKEDGRFKGIPIIFNSSLSNEFSAVKSKDVGGDAFLTKFDANVFYKEVSKIIESYINK, from the coding sequence ATGGCTGAAGATAAGATATTAAAAGCTGACTCTAACGAAATGGAGCTTGTAGATTTTCGTATTTATAAGCAAGGTATGAATAAAGTTTATGAAGGGATTTACGGCGTAAATGTTGCTAAGGTAAAAGAAATTATTAAAATCCCAGCATTAACCGAATTACCAGGCGTTCCTGAATATATTGAAGGAGTGTTTGATTTGCGTGGAGTTGTGATACCAGTAATTAATCTTGCAAAATGGATGAATATTATTGAACCAAAGGATATGGTTTTAAAACCAAGAATTATTATTGCTGAATTCTCAAATATTATGATTGGTTTTATTGTTCATGAAGCAAAAAGAATTAGAAGAATAAATGCAAGTGCAATTAGGGGTTCTGATTTTTCTACAAACACTGGCGGTTTTGATAAAAGCCAAATCACAGGAATAGCTAAAATTGAAAACGATGAAGTTTTATTAATTTTAGATTTAGAAAGAATAGTTGAAGAGCTTGGAATTTATTCTCCAAAAATTGATATTGAAGAAAAAGAAATTAAAAAAATGACAGGAACAGCAGTTGTAGTTGACGATAGCTCTACTGCTAGAAAATTAGTTCATGATGCTTTAGCTAAAATGGGATTTAAAGTAATTGAGGCTAAAGATGGAGTTGATGGGCTTAATAAAATGAATGAATTATATGCTTTATATGATAAAGATATCGCATCTCAAGTTAAGGTTATCATAAGCGATGTTGAAATGCCGCAAATGGACGGATTTCATTTTGCTGCAAAATTAAAAGAAGATGGTAGATTTAAAGGAATTCCAATTATATTTAACTCTTCTTTAAGTAATGAATTTTCAGCAGTTAAAAGTAAAGATGTTGGCGGAGACGCATTTTTAACTAAATTTGATGCAAATGTATTTTATAAAGAAGTTTCAAAAATTATTGAATCTTATATTAATAAGTAA
- a CDS encoding lipid-A-disaccharide synthase (catalyzes the formation of lipid A disaccharide from UDP-2,3-diacylglucosamine and 2,3-diacylglucosamine-1-phosphate, lipid A disaccharide is a precursor of lipid A that anchors LPS to the OM) translates to MKLLAIALENSANDHLKHILDGLNNLSLYGIFDKNINVQNKNNYCDFSEFNAMGFVQILPLILKAKRAIKDLCNIALKENIDKILLIDSPAFNIPFAKELRKQGFKGKIIYFILPQVWAWKEGRIKVVEALCDELIGILPFEKNYFKNSHYFGNPSFNALKSYFKNDVNSKKQIAFLAGSRKSEIKALMPIFRQLRKRFSDYECILCVPSFLKDSLDYYGDISEFKISFDTLGVLKECEFAYICSGTASLQAGLIGTCFCLCYKAKIIDYLIAKNLVKIKYIGLCNIIFDKTNNKIFHKEFIQNFDIDEMYKEFMQRNKEEFLEKSKLLRELLSGDFSKQIQQIIKE, encoded by the coding sequence GTGAAATTATTAGCAATTGCTTTAGAAAATTCAGCAAATGACCATTTAAAACATATTTTAGATGGTTTAAATAATCTTAGTTTATATGGGATTTTTGATAAAAATATAAATGTGCAAAATAAGAATAATTATTGTGATTTTAGCGAATTTAACGCTATGGGTTTTGTGCAAATTCTACCATTAATTTTAAAGGCAAAAAGAGCGATTAAAGATTTATGTAATATTGCTTTAAAAGAAAATATTGATAAGATTTTATTAATTGATAGCCCAGCTTTTAATATCCCTTTTGCAAAGGAGTTAAGAAAGCAGGGCTTTAAAGGAAAAATAATTTATTTTATCTTGCCGCAAGTTTGGGCTTGGAAAGAAGGAAGAATAAAGGTTGTTGAAGCTTTATGCGATGAATTAATAGGCATTTTACCTTTTGAAAAAAATTATTTTAAAAACTCGCATTATTTTGGAAACCCAAGCTTTAATGCTTTAAAATCTTATTTTAAAAATGATGTAAATTCTAAAAAACAAATAGCCTTTTTAGCAGGTTCAAGAAAGAGCGAAATTAAGGCTTTAATGCCTATTTTTAGACAATTAAGAAAAAGATTTAGCGATTATGAATGTATTCTTTGTGTGCCTAGCTTTTTAAAAGATAGCTTAGATTATTATGGCGATATAAGTGAGTTTAAGATTAGTTTTGATACATTAGGTGTTTTAAAAGAATGCGAGTTTGCTTATATTTGTTCAGGTACAGCATCTTTACAGGCTGGTTTAATTGGAACTTGCTTTTGTTTATGTTATAAGGCTAAAATAATAGATTATCTCATTGCAAAAAATCTTGTGAAAATTAAGTACATTGGTTTATGTAATATTATTTTTGATAAAACAAACAATAAAATATTTCACAAAGAATTTATACAAAATTTTGATATTGATGAAATGTATAAAGAATTTATGCAAAGAAATAAAGAAGAATTTTTAGAAAAATCAAAACTTTTAAGAGAGCTTTTAAGCGGAGATTTTTCAAAGCAAATACAGCAAATTATCAAGGAGTGA
- a CDS encoding UDP-2,3-diacylglucosamine diphosphatase: MLEIKNGAIFVADVHCMPEDSSFYEFLDAILCEKIKCNQLILLGDIFALLIGKIPKSIQDNKKVIDKINELANKIELIYFAGNHDFYLDNIFTNVKIYKREVVFARHNNKILCLAHGDIFLPKFTQFALNLLQNNFILTFLCLLNTLCFNLIYKKICNRQKVKILYKKLENFKEIVSKRMQSYKAFLEKNDLKIDMIIEGHFHQGKSYKFDNVDYFNLDAFANDRSFFILEYAELKKQCFKK, encoded by the coding sequence ATGCTTGAGATAAAAAACGGAGCAATTTTTGTAGCTGATGTGCATTGTATGCCAGAAGATAGCAGCTTTTATGAATTTTTAGACGCAATTTTGTGTGAAAAAATAAAATGCAATCAGCTAATTTTACTAGGAGATATTTTTGCACTTTTAATAGGCAAAATCCCTAAAAGTATTCAAGATAATAAAAAAGTAATTGATAAGATTAACGAACTTGCTAATAAAATAGAGCTTATTTATTTTGCAGGAAATCATGATTTTTATTTAGACAATATTTTTACAAATGTGAAAATATATAAAAGAGAAGTGGTTTTTGCAAGACATAATAATAAAATTTTATGCCTTGCGCACGGAGATATTTTTCTACCAAAATTTACTCAATTTGCACTTAATTTACTTCAAAATAACTTTATTTTAACATTTTTATGCCTTTTAAACACTTTATGTTTTAATTTAATTTATAAAAAGATTTGCAATAGACAAAAGGTAAAAATACTTTATAAAAAGCTAGAAAATTTTAAAGAAATAGTAAGCAAGAGAATGCAAAGCTATAAGGCATTTTTAGAAAAAAATGACCTAAAAATAGATATGATTATTGAAGGGCATTTTCATCAGGGTAAATCTTATAAATTTGATAATGTAGATTATTTTAATTTAGATGCTTTTGCAAACGACCGAAGTTTTTTTATACTAGAATATGCAGAACTTAAAAAGCAATGCTTTAAAAAATAA
- a CDS encoding chemotaxis protein CheW, whose amino-acid sequence MEKLNQVLNRQQEQVRSNNAAEVKDDAIRQLVGFMIDEEEYAIPILSIQEIIKPIEYTRVPSVPDYVLGVFNMRGNVIPLIDLAKRFGLGSSKHTAHTRYIVLKGEEGNIGFVIDKLTEAIKIKESNIDQPPETLLKEKGMIDGIGKQENSILTILKVEALMKRDF is encoded by the coding sequence ATGGAAAAGTTAAATCAAGTTTTAAATAGACAACAAGAGCAAGTTCGCTCAAATAATGCAGCAGAAGTAAAAGACGATGCTATAAGACAATTGGTTGGATTTATGATTGATGAAGAAGAGTATGCAATTCCAATTTTAAGCATTCAAGAAATAATTAAACCTATTGAATACACTAGGGTTCCTAGTGTTCCTGATTATGTATTAGGTGTATTTAATATGCGTGGAAATGTAATACCTTTAATAGATTTAGCTAAGCGTTTTGGTTTAGGCAGCTCTAAACATACAGCGCATACTCGTTATATTGTTTTAAAGGGCGAAGAAGGTAATATTGGTTTTGTTATTGATAAATTAACAGAAGCAATTAAAATAAAAGAAAGTAATATAGACCAACCACCTGAAACCTTATTAAAAGAAAAGGGAATGATTGATGGAATTGGTAAGCAAGAAAATAGTATTTTAACTATTTTAAAGGTTGAAGCCTTAATGAAAAGAGATTTTTAA
- a CDS encoding type II secretion system protein translates to MKKAFTMIEIVFVLVILGILAGIAMPKLFLTRSDALVLKARDEVAKVNAALLAHGQEQMYKTGFITFPIFNCTNRTNTKDVCIITEPFSGKESTYFSNLFESGADTNGYKKTNNIGWGKISAPFTKPEKDQAAIFDTNFKSGVAGSQTAFIVYITENKKKPKTYYFVYNYKEGRLECVNPSDWTSKDLNDYPALECW, encoded by the coding sequence ATGAAAAAAGCATTTACTATGATAGAAATTGTCTTTGTCTTGGTTATATTAGGTATTTTAGCAGGTATTGCAATGCCAAAACTATTTTTAACTAGAAGCGATGCCTTAGTGCTAAAGGCAAGAGATGAAGTAGCTAAGGTAAATGCAGCCTTACTTGCCCACGGACAAGAGCAAATGTATAAAACAGGTTTTATTACTTTTCCTATTTTTAACTGTACTAATAGAACAAATACAAAGGATGTTTGTATAATCACAGAACCATTTTCAGGAAAAGAATCTACATATTTTTCAAATCTTTTTGAAAGCGGTGCAGATACAAACGGGTATAAAAAAACAAATAATATTGGCTGGGGTAAAATCTCTGCACCATTTACAAAGCCAGAAAAAGACCAAGCAGCAATTTTTGATACAAATTTTAAATCAGGCGTAGCTGGTTCTCAAACAGCCTTTATAGTGTATATTACAGAAAACAAGAAAAAACCTAAAACTTATTATTTTGTTTATAATTACAAAGAAGGTAGGCTTGAATGTGTTAATCCTAGCGATTGGACTAGCAAAGATTTAAATGATTATCCTGCTTTAGAATGTTGGTAA
- a CDS encoding uroporphyrinogen-III synthase, producing MIYLVGLKQDKNIAQIVVNKIFYNTFSVDFSKYNSVIITSKNAVKALEFNKIKIAKHIKIFSIGLSTTKYLNELSYNVFYTGCSGHSSEFKYEILDKLESKVLYLKAKEIKSNLDEFLLSKNIDIEIINAYKNIDCECEFKINKDDILIFLAPSSVRSFFCKNKAIIADEQRLICIGRSTEDELKKYTKNKIYIPQYPNIDECIKLAKEMK from the coding sequence ATGATTTATTTAGTAGGTTTAAAGCAAGATAAAAATATAGCACAAATTGTTGTAAATAAGATATTTTATAATACTTTTAGTGTTGATTTTTCTAAATATAATTCAGTAATTATCACTAGCAAAAATGCCGTAAAAGCATTAGAATTTAATAAAATAAAAATAGCAAAACACATAAAAATTTTTAGCATAGGTTTAAGTACTACAAAGTATTTAAATGAGCTTTCATATAATGTGTTTTATACAGGTTGCAGCGGACATTCAAGCGAATTTAAATATGAAATCTTAGACAAATTAGAAAGTAAGGTTTTATATTTAAAAGCAAAGGAGATTAAATCAAATTTAGATGAGTTTTTGCTTTCAAAAAACATTGATATTGAGATTATTAACGCTTATAAAAATATTGATTGCGAGTGTGAATTTAAGATTAATAAAGATGATATTTTAATTTTTTTAGCACCAAGTAGCGTAAGGTCGTTTTTTTGCAAAAACAAGGCTATAATTGCTGATGAGCAAAGACTTATTTGTATTGGAAGAAGTACAGAAGATGAGCTTAAAAAATACACAAAAAATAAAATTTATATCCCGCAATATCCTAATATTGATGAGTGTATAAAATTAGCAAAGGAAATGAAGTGA
- the uvrB gene encoding excinuclease ABC subunit UvrB, translating into MFELKSNFTPSPDQAQAIKKIVQGVKNNKKYQTLLGVTGSGKTFTMANVIKELNMPTLIMSHNKSLCAQLYSEFKGFFANNHVEYFISYYDYYQPEAYIPRTDTFIEKDSSVNVDLERLRLSASASLLSFDDCVCIASVSANYGLGNPAEYIGMVEYFELGKTYNQRDLLLHLVAMGYTRNDNFFDRGNFRVNGDVVDIFPAYFEDDAIRLEFFDDELERMYSFNSFDGKKIKEFNSFTLYATSQFLVAKDTLNEACIKIEKELEQRLKFFNDNNKLLEAQRLEQRVEFDLEMLRATGMCKGIENYSRHLSGLEEGQTPYTLFDYYAIKNKPFLVIVDESHVSLPQFRGMFAGDRARKEVLVEYGFRLPSALDNRPLKFDEFIEKNCFFLFVSATPAPLELELSKDCVYEQIMRPTGLLDPKIEVIDSKNQIEHLYDEIKKVVAKDERVLITTLTKKMAQDLQSYYLDLGIKCKYMHSDIDAIERNELIRGLRSKDYDVLIGINLLREGLDLPEVSLIAILDADKEGFLRSSTSLIQTAGRAARNVNGRVIFYAQKITKSMQETIDITNMRRKKQEEYNKKHNITPKSVERRLENTLKQEQYQMPKKVEKMPAKERAKLVDELTKKMKAAAKELDFEQAAYFRDEIKKLKKI; encoded by the coding sequence ATGTTTGAATTAAAAAGCAATTTCACTCCATCGCCAGACCAAGCTCAAGCAATAAAAAAGATTGTTCAAGGTGTTAAAAATAATAAAAAATATCAAACCCTTTTAGGCGTAACAGGAAGTGGAAAAACTTTTACAATGGCAAATGTAATAAAAGAACTTAATATGCCAACTTTAATTATGAGCCACAACAAAAGCTTATGCGCTCAACTCTACAGTGAATTTAAGGGCTTTTTTGCAAATAATCATGTAGAGTATTTTATATCTTATTATGATTATTATCAGCCAGAAGCTTATATCCCAAGAACTGACACCTTTATTGAAAAAGATTCAAGTGTAAATGTAGATTTAGAAAGATTAAGGCTTAGTGCAAGTGCGTCTTTATTATCTTTTGATGATTGTGTTTGTATTGCTTCTGTGTCTGCAAATTACGGACTTGGTAACCCTGCTGAATATATTGGAATGGTGGAATATTTTGAGCTTGGAAAAACATATAATCAAAGAGATTTGTTGCTACATTTAGTAGCAATGGGATACACAAGAAACGATAATTTTTTTGATAGGGGTAATTTTAGAGTAAATGGCGATGTAGTTGATATTTTTCCTGCTTATTTTGAAGATGATGCAATTAGGCTAGAATTTTTTGATGATGAGCTTGAGAGAATGTACTCATTTAATAGTTTTGATGGAAAAAAAATTAAAGAATTTAACAGTTTTACCTTGTACGCTACAAGCCAATTTTTAGTAGCTAAAGATACCTTAAATGAAGCTTGTATAAAAATTGAAAAAGAGCTAGAGCAAAGGTTAAAATTCTTTAACGATAACAATAAATTACTTGAAGCACAGCGTTTAGAACAAAGGGTTGAGTTTGATTTAGAAATGCTAAGAGCTACTGGAATGTGCAAGGGTATTGAAAATTATTCAAGGCATTTAAGCGGCTTAGAAGAAGGGCAAACTCCTTATACGCTTTTTGATTATTATGCTATTAAAAATAAACCATTTTTAGTAATTGTAGATGAAAGCCATGTTAGCTTACCGCAGTTTCGTGGAATGTTTGCAGGAGATAGGGCTAGAAAAGAAGTTTTAGTTGAATATGGTTTTCGCTTACCAAGTGCTTTAGATAATCGTCCTTTAAAATTTGATGAATTTATTGAAAAAAATTGCTTTTTTTTATTTGTATCCGCAACACCTGCGCCGCTTGAATTAGAGCTTAGTAAAGACTGCGTTTATGAGCAAATTATGAGACCTACTGGTTTATTAGACCCAAAAATAGAAGTAATTGATAGTAAAAATCAAATTGAACATTTATACGATGAGATAAAAAAGGTCGTAGCTAAAGATGAAAGAGTTTTGATTACGACTTTAACAAAAAAAATGGCACAAGATTTGCAAAGTTATTATTTAGACTTAGGAATTAAGTGTAAATATATGCATTCTGATATTGACGCTATTGAAAGAAACGAGCTTATTAGGGGTTTAAGAAGTAAAGATTATGATGTTTTAATAGGAATAAATCTTTTAAGAGAAGGGCTTGATTTACCTGAAGTAAGTTTAATTGCTATTTTAGATGCTGATAAAGAAGGTTTTTTACGCTCAAGCACAAGTTTAATCCAAACAGCAGGAAGAGCAGCTAGAAATGTAAATGGCAGGGTTATTTTTTATGCACAAAAAATTACAAAATCAATGCAAGAGACAATAGATATTACAAATATGCGTAGAAAAAAACAAGAAGAATATAATAAAAAGCACAATATTACTCCAAAAAGTGTTGAAAGAAGACTAGAAAATACTTTAAAACAAGAGCAGTATCAAATGCCAAAAAAAGTAGAAAAAATGCCAGCTAAAGAAAGAGCAAAATTAGTTGATGAATTAACAAAAAAAATGAAAGCAGCAGCAAAAGAGCTTGATTTTGAACAAGCAGCTTATTTTAGAGACGAGATAAAAAAATTAAAAAAGATTTAG
- the greA gene encoding transcription elongation factor GreA, whose amino-acid sequence MQILMTNAGYEKLYKELENLKMVERPNVVKEIDIARSHGDLKENAEYHAARERQSFIEGKIAELSDILAKAQIVNPAEFNHDKVRFGSTVTLLDLDSDEEKTLSVVGAYEGDLEKGYISINSPIAKAMLGKEEGDEIEVNLPKGKASYEILSVSYKELKF is encoded by the coding sequence ATGCAGATTTTAATGACAAATGCAGGTTATGAAAAATTATACAAAGAGCTTGAGAATTTAAAGATGGTTGAGCGTCCAAATGTTGTAAAAGAAATAGATATCGCAAGGTCTCACGGAGATTTAAAAGAAAACGCTGAATACCACGCAGCAAGAGAAAGACAAAGTTTTATAGAAGGAAAAATAGCAGAATTAAGCGATATTTTAGCAAAGGCACAAATTGTTAATCCTGCAGAATTTAATCATGATAAAGTGCGTTTTGGAAGTACGGTAACCTTGCTTGATTTAGATAGCGATGAAGAAAAAACTTTAAGTGTTGTTGGTGCTTATGAAGGCGATTTAGAAAAGGGTTATATTAGTATAAATTCTCCAATTGCAAAAGCGATGCTAGGTAAAGAAGAAGGCGATGAAATAGAAGTAAATTTACCTAAAGGCAAAGCAAGTTATGAGATTTTAAGTGTAAGTTATAAAGAATTAAAATTTTAA
- a CDS encoding type II secretion system protein: MKKAYSMMELIFVIVIIGILASVAAPKLFVTKDDAVKAQLLNTIQEIKKGIEAYAASEYIDNGVKKYPDRLCKKVGSYTGCPGSKPLFENILQTPSVPRNGKHVGWDSYKDDPKKYVFFPKNNSDKYYAFSYEPNTGEFKCDSTSADTKKLPCSDLGM, encoded by the coding sequence ATGAAAAAAGCTTATTCTATGATGGAGCTAATTTTTGTAATTGTAATTATAGGAATTTTAGCAAGTGTTGCTGCTCCAAAACTTTTTGTAACCAAAGATGATGCTGTAAAAGCTCAATTATTAAACACAATCCAAGAAATAAAAAAAGGTATAGAAGCTTACGCTGCTAGTGAATATATTGACAATGGTGTAAAAAAATATCCTGATAGACTTTGCAAAAAAGTAGGCTCATATACAGGTTGCCCTGGAAGTAAGCCTTTATTTGAAAATATCTTACAAACGCCTTCTGTACCAAGAAATGGTAAGCATGTTGGTTGGGATAGTTATAAGGATGATCCAAAGAAATATGTTTTTTTTCCTAAAAATAATAGTGATAAATATTATGCTTTTTCGTATGAGCCAAATACTGGGGAATTTAAATGCGATAGTACTTCAGCAGATACAAAAAAACTACCTTGCAGTGATTTAGGTATGTAA